GAGTATCCGCCGTTTTGTTCGTCCAGGGGAGAATCCGTTCAGATATTGTCGCGCTGTGTTCCCTGCTGTGCCTGATCGTGTTCGGGATTTTAAGCCCGGAGCAGGCGCTTTCCGGCTTTTCCAACTCCATCGTAGTCATGATGGTGGGGCTTTTCGTGGTGGGGGGAGCCATTTTCCGGACGGGACTGGCCAAGATGCTGGGCGGCAGGATCATGAAGCTGGCCGGCAAGAGCGAGCTGCGCCTGCTGGTGCTGACCATGCTCGTTACGGCCGGAATCGGAGCGTTTGTCAGCAATACGGGAACGGTGGCGCTGATGCTGCCCATTCTGGTGAGCCTGGCCGCGGACGGCGGCATCCAGACGAGCCGCCTGCTTATGCCCATGGCGTTTGCCAGCAGCATGGGCGGCATGCTGACGCTGATCGGCACGCCCCCCAACCTGGTCATCAACAACCAGCTTCAGGAGGCGGGAATGGAGGGGCTGGGCTTTTTCTCGTTCACCCCCATCGGCCTCATCTGCATCGTGACGGGCGTCCTGCTGCTGATTCCCCTGAGCAGGAAGTTCCTGGGCCGTCATGACGACAAGACGGAACACGAGGCCAAGGGCAAGTCCCTCAGCCAGTTGATAGACGAGTACCAGATCATCAGCAATCTTTACCGTCTCCGGGTGCTGGAGGATTCCGCCCTGACGGAGAACCCCCTGCACGACCTCCAGATACCGGACCGCTACCACGTGAACATCGTGGAAGTGCGCCGCAGGCATTCCAGCCGGCATTCCTTCCTGCAAACGGTCAGCCAGACCATGGCGGGCTCGGACACCCGCGTGGCGCGGGGAGACGTCATTTACGTGATGGGGGAGTTTGAGGACGTGGACCGTTTCGCCCGGGAATACGGGGCGGTGATGATTAACCGGAAGACGTCGGAAGATACGGATTCCCTGCTGAAGAGCAAATTGAAGTTTGACGAGATAGGCATTGCGGAGATGCTGCTCATGCGCAACTCGGACCTCATCAACATGCCCGTGAAGTCTTCCGGGCTCCGCGCCAAGTACGGGGTCAACATTCTGGCCATCCAGCGGGACAACCATTACATTTTCCACAATTTGAAGGATGTGAAGCTCCAGTACGGGGATACGCTGCTGATTCAGGGAACCTGGGCGGATATTGCGCGCCTGAGTGAGAAAACCTTTGAATGGGTCGTGGTGGGCCAGCCGCTGGCGGAGGCGTCCAAGGTGACCCTGACGCACAAGGCTCCGCTGGCCGCTGGCATCATGCTGCTGATGATTGCGGCCATGGTGTTCAACTGGGTGCCCGCGGTGGCCGCGGTGCTGATCGCCGCCGTCCTGATGGTGCTGTGCGGATGCCTGCGCAACGTGGAGGAGGCGTACCGGACGATCAACTGGGAGAGCATCGTGCTGATTGCCGCCATGCTGCCGATGTCCGTGGCGCTGGAGAAGACCGGCACCTCGGAGGCCATCTCCCACGGCCTGGTGGCCGGCCTGGGGGGATTCGGGCCGTTCGCCCTGATGGCGGGCGTTTATTTCACGGCCTCCCTGCTGACCATGTTCATCAGCAATACGGCCACGGCGGTGCTGCTGGCTCCCATCGCCCTGCAATCCGCGGTGAGCATGGGCATCAGCCCCTATCCGCTGCTGCTGGCGGTTTCCGTGGGCACCAGCATGTGTTTTGCCTCTCCCTTTTCCACGCCGCCCAATGCCCTGGTCATGCCGGCGGGCAAGTACACGTTCATGGATTACGTGAAGGTAGGGGTTCCCCTCCAGGTGATCATGGGGCTGGTCATGGTGGTGGTGATCCCTCTGTTTTTCCCGTTCGTGAAAGCCTAGGCCGGAGAGCCGTTCACGAGGAGGAAAGGGCGCATGGCAGTGTAATTTACATGCATTACTAAAAAAAGAGAGACAAGGGAAGCGCGTGGGAGTAGAAGAGGATTGTTTAAGAACCCCCATTTAATGATGAAGTACTTGCTTATTATTATGGCCGCCGCGTTCGCCATGCCCTCCATGGCGGAGGAAGACGCTCCCAAGAGAATGACTTCCGCGGAAAAGAAGGCCGCCCTCCTTGAAAAGTATGATACCAATAAGGACGGCAAGCTGGATTCCGAGGAGAAGACCAAGATGAAGGAGGACCTGAAGAAGCAGAAGGAGGAGGAACGGGCCAGGAAGCACGCCTCCCGCAAATCCGATTAAGGTTTTACGGCTTCGTTGACAATCTGTTTTTCAGACGGCTTGAACCGGGTTCAGGCTGAAGGGAGAACGTATGCCTGTTAAAGCGATGAGATACGGAATTTGGACCAGATGGGCCGCTGCGGCCGTGTTTGCCTCCCTGGCTGCATGTACGGCGGAAGAATGGGCGCAGTTTAACAAGGAGATGGAGCAGAATCAGCGGGCCGCCGCCGAACGCCGGGTCAAATACCGCAAGATCAGGGTCCAGTGCTCCGACTGGGAGATGGCGGATACGGCTGCCGCCTCCCTCTCGTC
This portion of the Akkermansia massiliensis genome encodes:
- a CDS encoding SLC13 family permease; this translates as MLTTLLILGVSAVLFVQGRIRSDIVALCSLLCLIVFGILSPEQALSGFSNSIVVMMVGLFVVGGAIFRTGLAKMLGGRIMKLAGKSELRLLVLTMLVTAGIGAFVSNTGTVALMLPILVSLAADGGIQTSRLLMPMAFASSMGGMLTLIGTPPNLVINNQLQEAGMEGLGFFSFTPIGLICIVTGVLLLIPLSRKFLGRHDDKTEHEAKGKSLSQLIDEYQIISNLYRLRVLEDSALTENPLHDLQIPDRYHVNIVEVRRRHSSRHSFLQTVSQTMAGSDTRVARGDVIYVMGEFEDVDRFAREYGAVMINRKTSEDTDSLLKSKLKFDEIGIAEMLLMRNSDLINMPVKSSGLRAKYGVNILAIQRDNHYIFHNLKDVKLQYGDTLLIQGTWADIARLSEKTFEWVVVGQPLAEASKVTLTHKAPLAAGIMLLMIAAMVFNWVPAVAAVLIAAVLMVLCGCLRNVEEAYRTINWESIVLIAAMLPMSVALEKTGTSEAISHGLVAGLGGFGPFALMAGVYFTASLLTMFISNTATAVLLAPIALQSAVSMGISPYPLLLAVSVGTSMCFASPFSTPPNALVMPAGKYTFMDYVKVGVPLQVIMGLVMVVVIPLFFPFVKA